The Sedimentisphaera salicampi genome includes a region encoding these proteins:
- the gspG gene encoding type II secretion system major pseudopilin GspG, with protein sequence MKKRKMNKGFSLVEVMAALIIIGLLTAIVAQNFLAQTDKARVKQTKANLKMLHNAVSQFKLDTGRYPSADEGLSVLVEEPADVQGWNPSGYLQTTDLPTDAWGNEFFYQEYPESGKPFVIISFGADGEAGGEGYDADLYSTDAN encoded by the coding sequence ATGAAAAAACGTAAGATGAATAAAGGCTTCTCGCTTGTTGAGGTTATGGCGGCTCTGATTATCATCGGCCTGCTTACAGCGATTGTTGCTCAGAACTTCCTCGCCCAGACAGACAAGGCGAGAGTTAAGCAGACCAAAGCCAATCTAAAGATGCTTCATAATGCTGTTTCGCAGTTCAAGCTTGATACTGGAAGATATCCTTCTGCAGATGAAGGCCTGAGCGTGCTCGTGGAAGAGCCTGCAGATGTGCAGGGCTGGAATCCCAGCGGATACCTCCAGACCACTGACCTGCCTACCGATGCATGGGGGAATGAATTCTTCTATCAGGAATACCCCGAGAGCGGCAAGCCGTTTGTGATTATCAGCTTTGGAGCCGACGGCGAGGCCGGCGGAGAGGGCTACGATGCAGACCTTTATTCCACAGATGCAAACTGA
- the gspE gene encoding type II secretion system ATPase GspE, protein MKELLVNKARETGIVDGELLERYLGENSGDPRRIDDLVLGCHNFTEESVLKLFAEALDMPFVEEIRPTDVPAEFIDNVPAVYAQNHYVVADSGGGEGMLRVISFQPLNFEVYDNVSRMTGMEVEPAISTKTNITAAIDEAYEQKTSVAEEVAEELDSQNLDNLVNEVSSSDDLLDVVNRPPVIRLVNDIFFRALQMRASDIHIHPFENKIQIRYRIDGILYDSLSLNRNVLPLIISRIKVMAGMDIAERRLPQDGRTAVRLGQREIDLRVSTVPTAYGERCVLRILDKSKGVLQLEDLGFIGEDLKTFDQLLKKSHGVIFVTGPTGSGKSTSLYAALQRINSSEKNIMTVENPIEYQLEGISQMQVSEKKGMTFANALRHILRQDPDVIMVGEVRDEQTARMAIQSSLTGHLVFSTLHTNDSASSMSRLIDLGVEPYLVSSSIIAIMAQRLARRICPSCRVEYRPKSHELRELGLSESTDTHFYMGEGCEKCFNTGYRGRIGLYELLVVNEELRSMVSDNLPAGVLKKKAVEQGLKTLRMDGAMKVMAGDTTISEVLRVTQTDLL, encoded by the coding sequence ATGAAAGAATTATTAGTAAACAAAGCTAGAGAAACGGGAATAGTTGACGGTGAGCTCCTTGAGCGTTATCTCGGGGAGAATTCCGGCGATCCCCGCCGCATAGATGATCTTGTTCTGGGCTGCCATAACTTCACAGAGGAATCGGTTCTCAAGCTTTTTGCAGAGGCCCTTGATATGCCTTTTGTTGAAGAGATACGCCCAACGGATGTGCCGGCAGAATTCATCGATAATGTCCCTGCGGTTTATGCTCAGAATCATTATGTGGTAGCTGATTCGGGCGGCGGGGAAGGAATGCTTCGTGTGATAAGCTTCCAGCCGCTGAACTTCGAGGTTTACGACAACGTCTCCCGTATGACGGGCATGGAAGTGGAGCCGGCAATTTCCACAAAAACCAACATAACAGCAGCGATCGATGAAGCCTACGAGCAGAAAACAAGTGTTGCAGAGGAGGTGGCCGAGGAGCTTGATTCTCAGAATCTGGACAATTTGGTAAACGAGGTATCCAGCTCCGACGACCTTCTGGATGTTGTAAACCGCCCGCCGGTGATAAGGCTCGTGAATGATATATTCTTCCGTGCTCTTCAGATGCGGGCAAGCGATATACACATTCATCCGTTCGAGAACAAAATCCAGATCCGATACCGCATTGACGGCATACTCTACGACAGCCTCAGCCTCAACCGCAACGTACTTCCCTTGATTATCTCGCGTATCAAGGTTATGGCGGGGATGGATATCGCTGAGCGCCGCCTGCCCCAAGACGGGCGAACAGCCGTACGTCTCGGCCAGCGTGAGATAGACCTTCGTGTAAGCACTGTGCCCACCGCCTACGGCGAGCGGTGCGTGCTTCGTATTCTCGATAAGTCCAAAGGTGTTCTTCAGCTTGAAGACCTCGGCTTTATCGGAGAAGACCTCAAAACATTCGATCAGCTCCTAAAGAAATCTCACGGAGTAATATTTGTTACCGGCCCCACGGGAAGCGGTAAGAGCACGAGCCTATATGCAGCTCTTCAGAGGATTAATTCCTCCGAGAAGAACATTATGACAGTTGAAAATCCAATCGAGTATCAGCTCGAGGGCATAAGCCAGATGCAGGTGTCTGAGAAAAAGGGTATGACTTTCGCAAACGCCCTTCGCCATATACTCAGGCAGGATCCTGATGTGATTATGGTGGGTGAGGTTCGTGATGAGCAGACTGCAAGAATGGCAATTCAGTCTTCGCTCACAGGACACCTTGTTTTCAGTACGCTCCATACAAACGATTCAGCAAGCTCTATGAGCAGGCTCATCGATTTGGGCGTGGAGCCGTATCTGGTGAGCTCTTCGATTATAGCAATAATGGCCCAGAGGCTTGCAAGGAGAATCTGCCCGAGCTGCAGGGTGGAATATCGCCCGAAGTCCCACGAGCTCCGCGAGCTCGGCCTCAGTGAATCCACAGACACCCATTTCTATATGGGCGAGGGATGCGAGAAATGCTTCAACACCGGCTACCGCGGCCGTATAGGGCTGTATGAGCTTCTGGTGGTAAACGAGGAGCTCCGCAGTATGGTATCGGATAATCTGCCTGCAGGGGTGCTGAAGAAGAAGGCCGTTGAGCAGGGACTCAAAACGCTTCGTATGGACGGAGCTATGAAGGTGATGGCCGGCGATACGACCATATCAGAAGTTCTCAGGGTAACACAAACAGACCTGCTTTAA
- a CDS encoding type II secretion system F family protein, whose translation MPRYSYTAYNQNSKKQKGTVSAENSYDARKQLRNRGLHPLKVEEVRGEGGSEGFSLKPTNPSKLVGEFSKELSLLLKSGIKLTDGIGVLSEQQSHSGFKNALSDIRERVVSGESFAEAVKDYPQYFDVIYVNMARVGEYTGRFAENLASVANFMEKRQKMQSRLATAMIYPAILITFGIGLMIFFTSFVIPKMATQLQKMNQELPAVTKGVIAVSEVITNLKAVLAIVVVLVLIGLLFKYILRTSRGKLLFDRLVVNMPVTGKLMRESIAARFAMTLSELLRSGLPVAESLKVVSDVTRNMVMVKAIGESRDRIMTGSSIAAPLKDSGILDRTTAHMVEVGEKSGELELMLQNVGQKLEASTDTFIERLNAIIEPVIIIFIAAGIATLALAMILPIVRFTTGQI comes from the coding sequence ATGCCTCGCTACAGTTATACTGCATACAACCAGAACAGCAAGAAACAGAAAGGAACAGTTTCTGCGGAGAATTCCTATGATGCCCGCAAGCAGCTTAGAAACCGCGGTCTTCATCCGCTCAAGGTGGAGGAAGTTAGAGGCGAGGGCGGCAGCGAGGGATTCAGCCTCAAGCCCACAAACCCTTCCAAGCTTGTAGGAGAATTCTCTAAGGAGCTTTCCCTTCTGCTGAAATCCGGCATCAAGCTAACAGACGGGATAGGGGTTCTCTCCGAGCAGCAGTCTCATTCGGGCTTCAAGAACGCACTTTCCGATATAAGAGAGCGTGTGGTGAGCGGAGAATCTTTTGCAGAGGCGGTTAAAGATTATCCGCAGTATTTTGATGTGATTTATGTTAATATGGCGAGGGTGGGTGAATATACTGGCCGTTTTGCGGAAAATCTTGCTTCGGTTGCAAATTTTATGGAAAAGCGCCAGAAGATGCAGTCCCGCCTTGCTACGGCTATGATATACCCTGCAATACTGATCACATTCGGCATAGGGCTGATGATCTTCTTCACAAGCTTTGTTATTCCAAAAATGGCCACTCAGCTCCAGAAAATGAATCAGGAGCTGCCCGCTGTTACCAAAGGGGTGATTGCTGTCAGTGAGGTGATCACTAATCTCAAAGCTGTTCTTGCTATTGTGGTGGTGCTGGTGCTTATTGGGCTTTTGTTCAAGTATATTTTGAGAACAAGCAGGGGGAAGCTGCTTTTCGACAGGCTCGTTGTCAATATGCCTGTTACGGGAAAACTGATGCGTGAGAGCATTGCAGCCCGCTTTGCAATGACCCTCTCGGAGCTGCTTCGTTCCGGGCTGCCTGTGGCAGAATCGCTCAAGGTGGTCTCAGATGTTACAAGAAATATGGTGATGGTGAAGGCCATTGGCGAATCAAGAGACAGAATTATGACGGGCTCAAGCATTGCCGCTCCGCTGAAAGACAGCGGAATACTCGACAGAACTACCGCCCATATGGTGGAGGTAGGCGAGAAAAGCGGTGAGCTGGAACTGATGCTCCAGAATGTGGGGCAGAAGCTTGAGGCCTCTACAGACACATTTATTGAAAGACTGAATGCAATAATAGAGCCGGTGATTATTATTTTTATAGCTGCCGGCATTGCTACACTTGCCCTTGCGATGATTTTACCGATTGTCCGGTTTACAACTGGGCAGATCTGA
- a CDS encoding pilus assembly FimT family protein has protein sequence MKGSPKNILGFSLVEMMMCLVVVGLITGIVIYASNTLSTSARFQRQAYHILETFREASIAASQSDRRYGVMFDFINFEYVLYEINTDQPYSKGFETLREEDILESRSFNDYCELLYVQFDDGEYIDSTSEQGKALFLVGKGGWDYGGKVVLSDIEGNLHSIVVNRLGNNPELLEGDVQLLEPAYDLSF, from the coding sequence ATGAAAGGATCCCCGAAAAACATTCTTGGTTTTTCTCTTGTTGAAATGATGATGTGCCTTGTGGTAGTGGGGCTCATAACGGGGATTGTTATATACGCCTCAAACACACTTTCAACAAGCGCAAGATTTCAGAGACAGGCGTATCACATACTTGAAACTTTCAGGGAAGCATCAATCGCTGCTTCTCAGTCAGACCGCCGCTACGGCGTGATGTTTGATTTTATCAATTTTGAATACGTTCTTTACGAAATAAATACAGACCAGCCCTACAGCAAGGGCTTCGAAACCCTTAGAGAAGAGGACATACTTGAATCACGCAGCTTCAATGATTACTGCGAGCTTCTGTATGTTCAGTTCGACGACGGCGAATACATAGACAGCACCTCTGAGCAGGGCAAGGCCCTGTTCCTTGTTGGCAAAGGGGGCTGGGACTACGGCGGGAAGGTAGTTCTTTCCGATATTGAAGGGAATCTTCATTCTATTGTAGTAAACAGGCTCGGAAACAATCCTGAGCTTCTCGAGGGAGACGTTCAGCTTTTAGAGCCGGCGTATGATTTGAGCTTTTGA
- a CDS encoding type II secretion system protein has protein sequence MKTLSQNRKAFTLLESMAALFVMGIVTTGVMVTISNCIDSMTDMRLEQEAVKLARENMEYLLAEKDVREYVESGVDEYNPNLSWEMGYEVKTFPETDQQWIKAFSMVEFYNSDNELDSVELENWLAKLSMRESQQLEEQRQLEQEYLDQLAEDDSEYSDEQKDGQSSQEESQAQGEDRDARNDSDEDSDSPSSQQDSESGQRQPQSDFENLKDEVMNMFGGQE, from the coding sequence ATGAAAACTTTGAGCCAAAACAGAAAAGCCTTTACGCTCCTTGAATCTATGGCAGCATTGTTTGTAATGGGAATCGTAACCACGGGGGTTATGGTTACTATCTCAAACTGCATCGATTCAATGACAGATATGCGTCTAGAGCAGGAGGCTGTGAAGCTCGCAAGAGAGAATATGGAATATCTCCTTGCAGAGAAGGATGTGCGCGAGTATGTCGAAAGCGGGGTGGATGAATACAATCCGAATCTCAGCTGGGAGATGGGCTATGAGGTGAAAACCTTTCCCGAAACAGATCAGCAGTGGATTAAGGCTTTTTCTATGGTCGAATTCTACAACAGCGATAATGAGCTTGACAGTGTGGAGCTGGAAAACTGGCTTGCAAAGCTGAGTATGAGAGAGTCTCAGCAGCTTGAAGAGCAGCGCCAGTTAGAGCAGGAGTATCTCGATCAGCTTGCAGAAGACGATTCCGAGTATTCAGATGAGCAGAAAGATGGACAGAGCTCGCAGGAAGAATCTCAAGCTCAAGGTGAAGACCGAGATGCTCGAAACGACAGCGACGAAGACTCAGACTCCCCCAGCTCCCAGCAGGACTCAGAATCTGGGCAGCGACAGCCTCAAAGCGATTTTGAGAATCTCAAGGATGAAGTAATGAATATGTTCGGAGGGCAGGAATGA
- a CDS encoding nucleotidyltransferase family protein gives MSKLTKQQIFERLNEESKNLKKQFSVSSLGLFGSFAHNQAGEDSDIDLLVRLDKPTFRNYMGLKHHFEKEFGRKVDLVMEGTVKPRLRCKIDSEVEYAEEF, from the coding sequence ATGAGCAAATTAACCAAACAGCAGATATTTGAGAGACTTAACGAGGAATCGAAAAACCTGAAAAAGCAATTTTCGGTTTCGAGCTTAGGTTTATTCGGCTCGTTTGCACACAATCAGGCAGGCGAGGACAGCGATATTGATCTGCTCGTTCGGCTTGACAAACCGACATTCCGAAATTATATGGGCTTAAAGCATCATTTTGAAAAAGAATTCGGCAGAAAAGTTGACCTTGTAATGGAAGGTACAGTTAAGCCGCGTCTGCGCTGCAAAATAGACAGTGAGGTTGAATATGCCGAGGAATTTTAA
- a CDS encoding secretin N-terminal domain-containing protein: MVKKYRSLKAKFWSIAFLAALLVMSQHLLFAQQNEEVSERQKSILERLDIELQEGETFDEAMMRARQERSSQKAGARAIQNKAAGQQGSDQQAAQTQQTEQNGSDQQGQNAQASQQELTPEQQEAMERNRQAMEKAMEFLKKARQQREEAKEKYPEKFEQKNQPQPSKQTQTKNTARQDGQTLKPIKQGDTVQAAELPAAKEAAEGDFDVPEIGDANKKLNLSVKLPEKVEITSLIELVGKQLGLNYIYDQNKVRGEVMLKVHNGKIKVKDLYGLLESVLKFRGFIMTRRGNLVTIVTKNEASELDPAIVEGDQDVKPGDVIITRVFKLDHINTDSAKKMLMSMKLGISIVDLPETRSLIVTGYSYRMPRIQKMLSLVDVAGEKRVFEYRRLEYTLASSLVDKVEALAQNLGTVDVTVSSSSSSQRQPVRRDSKGRIIPNKKNGSSSSTVGQGKTEGVYLDVDDRTNRILMIGTEEEIKEVEGLIEAFDVPKQDLRKIQQYDIEFVGAEVVIDALEQLGIVAGEQSSASRLATARRPRGSTQQKSNSPSNAVIEDAKEVLEDEPQVVLLETSNSLLVNATDEQHEKIHSIIGYIDVEPEEDAAPVKVYPLENQSVQDIEETLVEVVERIAKDKAEKAGLSGQSSAGGSSSSRGKIQKTSLSSKGAGNTEVTITGDEGTNSIIVYANKKDQDWIEKLITELDKKRPQVLIDVTLVEVSQKDEFEYDLDVATSKNGLDDTSGAISAPINAGNVALGNFLEGRWDTENDKFKGFYSDSDIQSLLTVMKKKNYGRIMAKPKLLVNDNQEGTIETTTTTYKPQTQTDYVGDENPTAVESQTWEAYNAGVNLTITPHISEGDLLRLEIKVNRTDFDYSTSSSTSERPYDEIKSDVKTVVTVPDSSTIILGGLISINQGKGGSKVPILGDIPLVGGLFKTVSNSDDQSKLYVFVKANILRPTSGTKTGLDDLLEQSELQRESFEEAEQNFHKYQDFPGLESKKMEPDKVLEME, translated from the coding sequence CGATATCGAGCTGCAGGAAGGAGAAACTTTCGACGAAGCCATGATGCGGGCAAGGCAGGAAAGGTCTTCGCAGAAGGCCGGTGCAAGGGCGATACAAAATAAGGCAGCGGGGCAGCAAGGCTCTGACCAGCAGGCCGCACAGACCCAGCAGACTGAGCAGAATGGTTCTGACCAGCAGGGGCAGAACGCACAGGCCTCCCAGCAGGAGCTAACTCCCGAACAGCAGGAGGCGATGGAGAGAAACAGACAGGCCATGGAAAAGGCTATGGAATTTCTCAAAAAAGCCAGACAGCAGCGGGAAGAAGCGAAAGAGAAATATCCTGAGAAATTTGAGCAGAAAAACCAGCCTCAGCCATCAAAACAAACTCAGACAAAAAATACAGCCAGACAAGACGGCCAGACACTCAAGCCGATAAAGCAGGGCGATACTGTTCAGGCAGCAGAACTTCCGGCCGCAAAAGAAGCGGCTGAAGGCGATTTTGACGTACCGGAAATAGGAGATGCCAATAAGAAGCTTAATTTGAGCGTTAAGCTCCCTGAAAAGGTGGAAATTACATCTCTTATAGAGCTTGTTGGAAAGCAGCTCGGGCTAAACTACATCTACGACCAAAACAAAGTGCGCGGCGAGGTGATGCTCAAGGTTCACAACGGCAAGATCAAGGTGAAAGACCTGTACGGCCTGCTTGAGTCTGTTTTGAAGTTCCGCGGATTTATAATGACACGCCGCGGGAATCTGGTAACTATTGTAACCAAGAACGAGGCATCAGAGCTCGACCCTGCAATAGTGGAAGGCGATCAAGACGTAAAGCCCGGTGATGTTATAATTACAAGAGTTTTCAAGCTCGACCACATAAACACCGATTCGGCAAAGAAGATGCTGATGAGTATGAAGCTGGGGATAAGCATTGTTGATCTGCCTGAAACTAGGAGCTTAATCGTTACCGGCTATTCATACCGAATGCCTCGAATCCAGAAGATGCTTTCTCTTGTGGATGTTGCAGGTGAGAAGCGAGTTTTTGAATACCGTAGGCTCGAATACACGCTCGCATCATCTCTGGTGGATAAGGTTGAAGCGCTTGCTCAAAACCTCGGAACAGTTGATGTAACTGTCTCCTCCTCTTCTTCCTCGCAGCGGCAGCCTGTAAGGCGTGATTCAAAAGGAAGAATAATTCCCAATAAGAAAAACGGAAGCTCATCGTCCACAGTGGGGCAGGGAAAAACTGAAGGCGTTTATCTCGACGTTGATGACAGGACAAACCGCATTCTTATGATCGGCACAGAAGAGGAAATTAAAGAAGTAGAAGGGCTTATTGAGGCCTTTGATGTTCCAAAGCAGGACCTTCGCAAAATACAGCAGTATGATATTGAGTTCGTAGGAGCGGAGGTAGTGATTGATGCCCTTGAGCAGCTCGGAATTGTTGCTGGCGAGCAGTCTTCAGCAAGCAGGCTTGCCACGGCGAGAAGACCCAGGGGCAGCACGCAGCAGAAATCCAACAGCCCTTCAAACGCAGTGATAGAAGATGCCAAGGAGGTGCTGGAGGACGAGCCGCAGGTGGTTCTGCTGGAAACAAGCAATTCTCTGCTGGTTAATGCTACAGACGAGCAGCACGAAAAGATACATTCGATTATAGGATATATTGATGTGGAGCCGGAGGAAGATGCGGCGCCGGTGAAGGTGTATCCGCTTGAGAATCAGTCTGTGCAGGATATCGAGGAAACGCTCGTGGAAGTGGTGGAGAGGATTGCAAAGGATAAGGCGGAAAAGGCCGGCCTTTCCGGCCAGAGCTCTGCCGGCGGCAGTTCATCTTCAAGGGGTAAAATCCAGAAAACTTCGCTCAGCTCCAAGGGAGCCGGCAATACCGAGGTTACAATCACAGGCGATGAAGGTACGAACTCTATTATCGTTTATGCAAACAAAAAGGATCAGGACTGGATCGAAAAGCTTATCACTGAGCTCGACAAAAAACGCCCGCAGGTGCTGATTGATGTTACACTTGTGGAGGTGAGCCAGAAGGATGAATTTGAATACGATCTTGATGTTGCTACAAGCAAGAATGGGCTTGACGATACGAGCGGAGCAATATCTGCCCCTATAAACGCAGGGAATGTTGCTTTGGGCAATTTCCTTGAAGGAAGATGGGATACAGAAAACGATAAATTTAAAGGGTTCTATTCAGATTCTGATATCCAATCTCTCCTTACCGTAATGAAGAAAAAGAATTACGGCCGTATTATGGCAAAGCCCAAACTGCTTGTAAACGATAATCAGGAAGGTACGATTGAAACTACTACGACTACCTACAAGCCGCAGACCCAAACTGATTATGTGGGCGATGAAAATCCCACTGCTGTAGAATCCCAAACTTGGGAGGCCTATAACGCAGGTGTTAATCTCACAATCACTCCACATATCAGCGAGGGCGATCTTTTGAGACTTGAAATTAAGGTGAATCGAACCGATTTTGATTATTCAACATCAAGCTCGACCAGTGAGCGCCCTTATGATGAGATAAAAAGCGATGTTAAGACAGTAGTTACTGTTCCTGACAGCAGCACTATTATCCTTGGCGGCTTGATTTCGATCAATCAGGGCAAAGGCGGAAGCAAAGTGCCTATACTGGGAGATATTCCATTAGTAGGGGGACTTTTCAAAACTGTTAGTAACAGTGATGACCAATCCAAACTCTATGTTTTTGTTAAAGCCAACATATTGAGGCCTACGAGCGGCACAAAGACCGGCTTGGATGATCTTTTAGAACAATCTGAGCTTCAGCGTGAATCGTTTGAAGAGGCTGAACAGAATTTCCACAAATATCAGGATTTCCCCGGCCTTGAAAGCAAAAAAATGGAGCCTGATAAAGTGTTAGAAATGGAATAG
- a CDS encoding prepilin-type N-terminal cleavage/methylation domain-containing protein produces the protein MRKGLTLLELLAALAVTSIILITMVTLLYASQNTLKTINTELDESTRSQEVLQKIAEDINEFAAEGENVTFKLESKNTPEGLLYRFEMINYFNTSSNQKDVFKKVVWQSDFDVMLGTFVIYRSRSGMKLEDSVVSTEQQQNPEREIYVPVTTGATYFSIQAYDNDNLLDEWKDDNMPGAMFIGISFAPPVELITGEVVVPEEDRSYRTVSVSRSRNYDFKFVEKDLEAEYEELLEEDEEESESEQDPEAQEKAGREDNPEIPASGSDSAGGESEALERGE, from the coding sequence ATGAGAAAAGGCCTTACTCTTCTTGAACTTCTTGCAGCTCTCGCTGTTACCTCAATTATTCTAATCACGATGGTAACGCTTTTGTATGCCTCTCAGAATACGCTGAAAACGATTAACACAGAGCTGGACGAAAGCACAAGGTCGCAGGAAGTTTTGCAGAAAATTGCAGAGGATATAAACGAATTTGCCGCTGAAGGGGAGAATGTAACGTTCAAGCTTGAATCAAAAAATACGCCGGAAGGATTGCTCTACAGATTCGAAATGATCAACTATTTCAACACCAGTTCTAATCAGAAGGATGTTTTCAAAAAGGTAGTTTGGCAGAGTGATTTTGATGTTATGCTCGGCACATTCGTTATCTACAGAAGCAGAAGCGGGATGAAGCTTGAAGACAGCGTCGTAAGCACTGAACAGCAGCAGAACCCGGAAAGAGAAATATACGTGCCCGTAACTACCGGCGCCACATACTTCAGCATTCAGGCCTACGATAATGACAACCTGCTTGATGAGTGGAAAGATGATAATATGCCGGGCGCTATGTTTATTGGCATATCCTTCGCTCCGCCCGTGGAGCTTATAACAGGCGAGGTGGTTGTGCCAGAGGAAGACCGCTCATACAGAACAGTATCTGTGAGCAGATCCAGAAACTACGACTTCAAGTTTGTGGAGAAAGATCTGGAAGCGGAGTATGAGGAGCTTCTCGAAGAAGATGAAGAAGAATCTGAAAGCGAGCAGGACCCTGAGGCTCAGGAAAAAGCGGGCAGAGAAGACAATCCGGAAATCCCTGCTTCCGGATCTGACAGTGCAGGTGGTGAATCTGAAGCATTAGAGAGGGGCGAATGA